AGAAATAGAAAAGGCGATTTTGCAAATCGCAAATTCTTAACTCTAAATAATATAAGAAATTACCTAAATTCACTGCGGAATGTGGGAAGGAACATTTGGAAAACTCATATTTAGTAAAAGATGATATACTTAATGGATCAAAGTATGAAATACCGCTATATCTGTTTGGCTTTTTATATAGATAGAAAGGCCGGTATAACAAACCCATGCAAGAGAAGTGCCGGATAGCCCGACCTGCCGGAGGCGGGTAACGTCCAGAAAGTGTGTAAGCTAAACAAATAAAAAAAAATTATTCCACATAAAAGGATGTAAAATTGGAAAAAATAAATTTTGAACCAACGGAAGAAGAGGTAAAATTTGTTAGTAAAGCTCTCGACGATTACAATTTCGCGATTGTAGAAAATGCAAACCATAAAGTATTGAATATTGTTAAATATGATAATGAAGGAAATATTATAGGTGGATTATTGGGTGGAACTTATTGGGGTTGGTTATATATCGATCGATTATGGGTAAAAAAGGATTATCGTAAAAAGGGAATTGGTTCTACCTTATTA
The nucleotide sequence above comes from Candidatus Delongbacteria bacterium. Encoded proteins:
- a CDS encoding GNAT family N-acetyltransferase, which produces MEKINFEPTEEEVKFVSKALDDYNFAIVENANHKVLNIVKYDNEGNIIGGLLGGTYWGWLYIDRLWVKKDYRKKGIGSTLLLEAEKEALKRGCEYAHLDTMSFQALGFYKKNKYKIKTTINNIPKGHKKYILVKALKKGKKKT